One region of Rickettsiales bacterium genomic DNA includes:
- a CDS encoding response regulator produces the protein MDTYEQNNALSLEKIAEVLRKDPESWVKWNAIHISTGTKELPPYYPEEEIRNTIQRATDNLNSKSYLLQDGDILIIACAMPVAQLRLLAKELVDVLHMPCEEEATFRLYHLADDHQRFAFCCEAKAEVLSIKVGEATANVTDGIIEKDEVELDTLEMVEETSKILSRHPMFSRFEEERLHKKVLVVEDDSLTRRMVGKVLQGDDSELITAEDAYEALAHYVVHTPDIVFVDIGLPGKDGKALLRMLLEYDPSANIVMFSSNNYIENIVETISSGASGFVGKPFHKEQLLHYINKAG, from the coding sequence ATGGATACCTATGAACAAAATAATGCGCTATCATTAGAAAAAATTGCAGAAGTATTAAGGAAAGACCCAGAGAGTTGGGTAAAATGGAATGCCATACATATTAGTACCGGTACGAAAGAATTACCGCCCTATTATCCAGAGGAAGAAATACGTAACACCATTCAACGGGCTACAGATAACCTGAATAGTAAAAGCTATCTTTTACAAGATGGAGATATTCTGATTATTGCCTGTGCTATGCCAGTAGCGCAATTAAGGCTTCTAGCTAAAGAGTTAGTGGACGTGTTACATATGCCCTGTGAGGAAGAGGCTACATTCCGTTTGTATCATTTAGCCGATGATCACCAAAGATTTGCATTTTGCTGCGAAGCAAAAGCGGAGGTGCTTTCGATAAAAGTAGGTGAAGCTACAGCAAACGTTACTGATGGCATTATAGAAAAAGATGAAGTCGAATTAGACACTTTAGAGATGGTAGAAGAGACAAGTAAAATACTCAGTCGTCATCCAATGTTTTCACGTTTTGAAGAAGAACGTCTTCATAAAAAAGTATTAGTAGTGGAGGATGACTCACTTACGCGACGCATGGTAGGAAAGGTCCTTCAGGGTGATGATAGTGAACTTATCACCGCAGAAGATGCATATGAAGCACTAGCTCATTATGTGGTACATACTCCAGATATTGTTTTCGTAGATATCGGATTGCCTGGAAAAGACGGAAAAGCACTGCTGCGTATGCTCCTTGAATACGATCCCAGTGCCAATATCGTGATGTTTAGTAGTAATAACTATATAGAAAATATTGTTGAGACGATAAGTTCCGGTGCATCTGGGTTCGTGGGTAAACCTTTCCACAAAGAGCAACTCCTCCATTACATCAACAAAGCTGGGTAA